A genomic stretch from Bacillus sp. N1-1 includes:
- a CDS encoding DUF1516 family protein: MFNILLQSHSGSWAILVLLLVISYFAPKQKISLMIQRLFYLIMLGTGIGMLFILGFPLIYVLKGILAIVLIGVMEMIVGRKKRAESTKMLWIACIVLILVIISIGYNWI, from the coding sequence ATGTTTAATATTTTATTACAGTCTCACTCAGGTTCATGGGCGATTCTTGTTTTGCTTTTAGTGATTAGTTATTTTGCACCTAAGCAAAAGATCTCGCTGATGATTCAACGGTTATTTTATCTGATTATGCTTGGTACAGGTATTGGAATGCTCTTTATTCTTGGTTTTCCGCTGATCTATGTACTTAAAGGAATTCTGGCGATTGTGCTAATCGGTGTTATGGAAATGATTGTTGGAAGAAAGAAGCGTGCCGAATCAACAAAGATGCTTTGGATCGCGTGTATTGTGCTAATTTTAGTGATTATTTCTATCGGGTACAACTGGATTTAA
- a CDS encoding acyl-CoA thioesterase, whose amino-acid sequence MESKYIRESRVVKTSHVFPEATNNHNTLFGGQLMRDIDDIASIAAMRHCRSEVVTASTDSVDFLHPITPDDSVCLEAYVTFTGKSSMEVFVKVIAEHLLSGERHIGATAFLTFVSLDENKKPLPVPKVIPESEEETNLHETAPARAEKRREHRQASKELAGLLTTQKPWE is encoded by the coding sequence ATGGAATCTAAATATATTCGTGAATCACGTGTAGTAAAAACAAGCCACGTATTCCCAGAAGCAACCAACAACCACAACACCTTATTTGGTGGTCAACTGATGAGAGACATTGATGATATAGCATCAATTGCAGCAATGCGCCACTGTCGTAGTGAAGTTGTAACAGCCTCAACGGACTCTGTTGACTTCTTACACCCAATTACACCAGACGATTCCGTTTGTCTCGAAGCATACGTGACATTCACCGGAAAATCTTCTATGGAAGTATTTGTGAAAGTCATTGCGGAGCATCTCTTATCAGGCGAGCGACATATCGGAGCAACAGCATTTCTTACTTTTGTCTCACTGGATGAAAATAAAAAACCACTTCCCGTCCCAAAAGTAATTCCAGAATCAGAAGAAGAAACAAATCTACACGAAACAGCACCAGCACGAGCAGAAAAACGAAGAGAACACAGACAAGCCAGTAAAGAACTAGCCGGCCTCCTAACCACCCAAAAACCCTGGGAATAA
- a CDS encoding disulfide oxidoreductase, with translation MKPEQKSEYLLFGAWATSVLALAGSLYFSEVMKYEPCELCWYQRILMYPLVIFLGIAMIRKDASQWLYVLPLSVIGVCVSLYHYLIQKTSFFADSAPACGRVPCTGEYINYAGFITIPFLALIAFLSITMIMLLLNKQTKKEKNV, from the coding sequence GTGAAACCTGAGCAAAAAAGTGAGTATCTGTTATTTGGCGCCTGGGCTACTTCAGTCCTTGCCCTTGCTGGAAGTTTGTATTTTTCTGAAGTAATGAAATATGAACCATGTGAGTTATGCTGGTATCAACGAATTCTTATGTATCCTTTAGTCATTTTCCTTGGAATTGCTATGATAAGAAAAGATGCGTCACAATGGTTATATGTCTTGCCGTTATCGGTCATTGGTGTATGTGTTTCTCTTTATCATTATTTGATTCAAAAAACATCTTTTTTTGCAGATTCAGCGCCAGCTTGCGGGAGAGTTCCGTGTACCGGAGAGTATATTAACTACGCCGGGTTTATCACGATTCCTTTTCTAGCACTCATTGCTTTTCTTTCGATTACGATGATCATGTTGTTGTTAAATAAGCAGACGAAAAAGGAGAAAAACGTATGA
- a CDS encoding biotin transporter BioY: MNQKKLRMTIICAFFVAITAILAQMEIPLPLVPISGQTLAVGLTATILGRKYGAISMIGYAAIGAMGVPVFAQAKGGLGVLLGPTGGYIFAFIVAAYVTGLILEKTSFTLMYAMIANTVAMIIILLLGTIQLKFIVDLSWKEAMISGVYPFIIVGLIKAFLASWLGITIRRRLVQARLLQRTMGSIQS; this comes from the coding sequence ATGAACCAAAAAAAGCTTCGAATGACGATTATATGTGCCTTTTTTGTAGCAATTACAGCTATTCTTGCTCAAATGGAAATTCCTTTACCACTTGTTCCAATCAGTGGGCAAACATTGGCTGTTGGCTTAACCGCAACGATTCTTGGTCGTAAGTATGGTGCGATTTCTATGATTGGTTATGCAGCGATAGGAGCAATGGGTGTTCCAGTATTTGCACAAGCCAAAGGTGGATTAGGCGTATTATTAGGACCGACTGGTGGGTATATTTTTGCTTTCATTGTTGCAGCATATGTAACCGGTCTTATTCTTGAGAAGACATCATTTACATTAATGTATGCGATGATCGCGAACACTGTAGCGATGATTATTATCTTGTTGCTCGGGACAATTCAATTGAAATTCATTGTAGATTTAAGCTGGAAGGAAGCGATGATTTCAGGAGTTTATCCTTTCATTATCGTTGGTTTGATTAAAGCATTTCTTGCAAGTTGGTTAGGAATTACTATTCGTAGACGTCTTGTTCAAGCAAGACTTTTACAACGTACAATGGGATCAATTCAATCGTAA
- a CDS encoding PRD domain-containing protein yields MFISARERRILQLLLESDDYYTVKGIAQELEVSERTVHRDLVGVEDILTQYDLTLQKKAGVGVQIDGQESSRAELKSYLVDLTITEYTQQERVTLILCKLLESADPIKLVGLANDLKVTVATVSHDLDKAEEWLEKMQLSLIRKRGYGVQVEGAEALKRHAMSSLLALEFNDSDFFTLLKKSIQNKSQGSVLQSASERLLGLVDRTKLLKVETIVDDVNNELPYMIADSAYIGLIVHLTLAVERIQKGEKIEIDGEYLSTLVNTKEFGFASIIGRKLEESFNVLIPEAEIGYITMHLRGAKLRNTGDYYLEETNYPILVKTKELIRYVDNHLNADLATNESLLEGLVTHLGPATHRVRQNMNIHNPLLTKIKADYADLFQLLEEALKEIFPGVSIPDEEVGFLVLHFGSALEGRFQHNEVNILAVCSSGIGTSKMLATRLKQELPEIQTIKSASLFELQDEDPESYDLIVSTIPLPDYEGEYIKVNPFLTEEEATRIRSTLQKKSMMKKRSTVEKPKKEKESLFISNDEANIWFRKAALYSTTISSVLELFRVNQSEHKKVEKLLEEECMRLEKLNAISQSSEVKEALLKREAISGVGIPETSLALFHTRTPEVKKSVFTIGRLMEPIQRKAMDGSLIEMDTVLLQLAPEDSPAESIEIMSYISSLIIESNESIALFSESNQESIGLYLANKMKSYVEKLLGFKGDD; encoded by the coding sequence GTGTTTATTTCAGCAAGGGAACGAAGAATTCTTCAGCTTCTATTAGAGAGTGATGACTATTATACGGTCAAAGGGATTGCTCAAGAACTTGAGGTAAGTGAACGAACGGTTCACCGTGACTTAGTCGGCGTAGAGGATATTCTCACTCAGTATGATTTAACCTTACAAAAGAAAGCTGGAGTAGGCGTTCAAATTGATGGTCAAGAATCTAGCCGAGCTGAGTTGAAAAGCTATCTAGTTGATCTCACCATTACAGAATATACGCAACAGGAAAGGGTGACGCTGATTCTATGCAAGCTATTGGAATCAGCTGATCCTATTAAGTTAGTTGGTCTAGCAAATGACTTGAAAGTGACAGTTGCTACTGTCAGTCATGATTTAGACAAAGCGGAAGAATGGCTTGAAAAAATGCAGCTTTCATTAATAAGAAAGCGGGGATATGGCGTGCAAGTTGAAGGAGCTGAGGCCTTGAAGAGACACGCCATGAGCTCCTTGCTTGCGCTTGAGTTTAATGATTCAGACTTTTTTACATTGTTAAAGAAGTCGATCCAAAATAAATCTCAAGGCAGTGTTCTCCAATCTGCTTCCGAACGATTGCTAGGGTTAGTTGATCGAACCAAGCTTTTGAAGGTTGAGACAATCGTTGATGATGTTAACAATGAGCTACCATATATGATCGCTGACAGCGCATATATTGGTTTGATCGTCCATCTGACCCTTGCTGTTGAGCGTATTCAAAAGGGTGAAAAAATCGAGATAGACGGAGAGTATTTAAGTACCCTAGTGAATACGAAAGAGTTTGGTTTTGCTAGCATAATCGGTAGAAAACTTGAAGAATCTTTTAATGTCTTAATACCTGAAGCTGAGATTGGTTATATCACCATGCATTTACGCGGAGCGAAATTGAGAAATACCGGAGATTACTATTTGGAAGAAACGAATTATCCGATTCTCGTTAAAACAAAGGAGTTAATCCGCTATGTAGATAACCACCTCAATGCGGATTTAGCAACAAATGAATCACTTCTAGAAGGGTTAGTGACACACCTCGGTCCTGCTACGCATCGTGTTAGGCAGAACATGAATATTCATAATCCTTTACTTACAAAAATAAAGGCAGATTATGCTGATTTATTCCAACTGCTAGAAGAAGCGTTAAAAGAAATTTTTCCGGGGGTATCCATTCCTGATGAGGAAGTTGGTTTTCTTGTTTTGCACTTTGGTTCAGCTCTTGAAGGCCGCTTTCAACACAACGAAGTGAATATTCTTGCTGTATGCTCAAGTGGAATCGGTACATCCAAAATGCTGGCGACTCGGTTGAAACAGGAGTTGCCAGAAATCCAGACCATCAAAAGTGCTTCTTTATTTGAACTGCAAGATGAAGATCCTGAAAGCTATGACCTAATTGTTTCAACCATTCCTCTTCCTGATTATGAAGGCGAGTATATTAAGGTAAATCCTTTTTTAACGGAGGAAGAGGCAACACGCATTCGCTCGACACTTCAAAAGAAGTCGATGATGAAAAAAAGAAGCACGGTAGAGAAACCTAAGAAGGAAAAGGAATCTTTATTTATTTCAAACGATGAGGCAAATATCTGGTTTCGTAAAGCTGCATTATATAGCACGACTATATCTTCGGTATTAGAATTATTTCGAGTAAATCAATCTGAACACAAAAAGGTCGAGAAACTCTTAGAAGAAGAGTGTATGCGACTAGAAAAACTTAATGCGATCAGCCAATCATCAGAAGTTAAAGAGGCGCTTCTGAAGCGTGAAGCCATTAGTGGAGTGGGTATTCCTGAGACTTCACTTGCATTGTTTCATACGCGGACACCTGAAGTTAAAAAGTCTGTGTTTACAATTGGTCGATTGATGGAACCGATTCAGAGAAAGGCAATGGATGGTTCACTTATTGAAATGGATACTGTTCTTTTACAACTGGCACCAGAGGATTCGCCAGCGGAAAGTATTGAGATCATGAGCTACATCAGTTCGCTAATCATTGAATCAAATGAAAGCATCGCACTTTTTTCTGAGAGCAATCAAGAGTCAATTGGGTTATACCTTGCAAATAAAATGAAAAGTTATGTAGAAAAACTATTAGGATTTAAAGGAGACGATTGA
- a CDS encoding arylamine N-acetyltransferase has protein sequence MNVEKYLKRISTKQVQVDLYSLQSLQRNHMHQIPFENLDTFRKRWIDLDLEKMYAKIIENKRGGLCFELNPLFNWLLTQLGFTTVMVTGTVAIDEKNWGKENTHLTNLVELEGTTYLTDVGFGNSSQTPIPLSGEIVDDGFHQYRIVQRSNDVYDLQQAVSNDTWKTQIRFSTEPRTLAEYEPLSSFVQTHPNSPFTNHTIVTIATNNGRITLTNDSLVITQNHHKKIFNVNDDEWNHLYNSYF, from the coding sequence ATGAATGTTGAGAAGTATCTCAAGCGAATTAGCACCAAGCAAGTGCAGGTTGATTTATATTCTCTTCAATCACTTCAGAGAAATCATATGCACCAGATTCCTTTTGAAAACCTCGATACCTTTAGAAAAAGATGGATTGATTTAGATCTTGAGAAAATGTATGCAAAGATCATTGAAAACAAGCGCGGAGGACTGTGCTTTGAGCTAAACCCTCTCTTTAACTGGCTTCTTACTCAACTTGGATTTACAACAGTTATGGTTACTGGTACTGTCGCGATTGATGAAAAGAATTGGGGAAAAGAAAATACACACTTAACTAACCTTGTCGAACTCGAAGGAACGACTTACTTAACCGATGTAGGCTTTGGAAACTCGAGTCAAACGCCGATCCCTCTCTCGGGTGAAATCGTTGATGATGGGTTTCACCAATATAGAATTGTCCAGCGTTCAAATGATGTGTATGATCTTCAACAAGCAGTTAGCAACGACACTTGGAAAACACAAATACGCTTCTCAACCGAGCCTCGAACGTTGGCTGAATATGAACCATTAAGCTCATTTGTTCAAACTCATCCAAATTCACCATTTACGAATCATACAATAGTGACGATTGCGACAAACAATGGACGGATCACCCTTACAAATGATTCACTTGTCATCACTCAAAATCATCACAAAAAAATCTTTAACGTAAACGACGATGAATGGAATCATCTATATAACAGCTATTTTTGA
- a CDS encoding DoxX family protein has protein sequence MKERIEWGLLCGRMILGIIMLAHGIQKLGAMENTIAMFNKIGQPAALAYAAAIIEAIGGVFLITGIFVIPSAILLGLTMIGAIVLAKHQMGLIGGYEFPLSLLGISVILAFTGSRKFAISEVITKKSRVTQ, from the coding sequence GTGAAAGAACGAATAGAATGGGGCTTATTATGTGGTCGCATGATACTTGGAATTATTATGTTAGCTCATGGCATACAAAAACTAGGTGCGATGGAGAATACGATTGCGATGTTTAATAAGATTGGTCAACCTGCAGCACTTGCATATGCAGCAGCGATTATTGAAGCAATTGGGGGAGTATTCCTGATTACTGGAATCTTTGTCATACCATCAGCGATCCTTCTTGGATTAACGATGATTGGTGCTATTGTTCTGGCAAAGCATCAAATGGGGCTTATTGGAGGTTATGAGTTCCCACTTTCTCTTCTTGGTATATCAGTAATTTTAGCTTTTACTGGTAGTCGAAAATTTGCGATATCTGAAGTTATCACGAAGAAAAGTAGAGTAACTCAATAG
- a CDS encoding mannitol-1-phosphate 5-dehydrogenase translates to MLAVHFGAGNIGRGFIGKLLSQSGYEVCFVDINETVINELNERKSYTVEILGQDKEQIVVEGVRGINSQQDPEAVVDAIYQADLITTAVGPTVLKLISSAITEGISKRIADRKAPVNVIACENMIGGSTMLRNAVEEKMDEADRKALDQYAGFPDAAVDRIVPNQTHEDPLMVAVEPFYEWVVDQTMMVGEVPDIAGLTYVQDLAPYIERKLFTVNTGHAVTAYLGYQAGYETIKEALDTEAIYHDVKKALEESGELLQHKHGFEKEEHEAYITKILGRFLNPHLVDEVTRVGRAPIRKIGPDDRLVGPARQLAELNKEPNYLAKGIAAALRFDPLQDEDAVNIQSKIKNEGLSNAITAFTGVNEGETLFDLISKHYKEMSIS, encoded by the coding sequence ATGCTTGCCGTTCATTTTGGTGCTGGAAATATTGGAAGAGGCTTTATTGGAAAGCTTCTTTCTCAATCAGGATATGAAGTATGCTTCGTAGATATCAATGAGACTGTGATTAACGAGCTTAATGAACGAAAGAGTTACACGGTTGAAATATTAGGTCAGGATAAGGAACAGATTGTTGTTGAAGGCGTGAGAGGTATTAACAGCCAACAAGATCCTGAAGCAGTAGTCGATGCGATCTATCAAGCTGACCTTATTACGACCGCTGTTGGTCCTACCGTATTGAAATTGATTTCTTCTGCTATTACAGAAGGCATTTCAAAACGTATCGCAGATAGAAAAGCTCCCGTAAACGTTATAGCATGTGAGAATATGATCGGTGGCAGTACAATGCTCCGAAATGCTGTTGAAGAAAAAATGGATGAAGCAGATCGCAAAGCCCTTGATCAATACGCTGGTTTCCCAGATGCAGCAGTGGATCGCATTGTTCCGAATCAAACTCATGAAGATCCGTTAATGGTTGCAGTTGAACCTTTCTATGAATGGGTCGTCGATCAAACGATGATGGTTGGAGAGGTTCCTGATATCGCTGGTCTTACGTACGTTCAAGATCTTGCTCCTTACATTGAGCGGAAGTTGTTCACAGTGAATACAGGACATGCCGTGACAGCTTACCTTGGTTATCAGGCAGGGTATGAAACAATTAAAGAAGCACTAGACACAGAAGCTATCTATCATGATGTTAAGAAAGCTCTTGAAGAGTCTGGTGAATTACTTCAGCATAAGCATGGTTTTGAAAAAGAGGAGCATGAGGCTTACATTACGAAAATTCTTGGTCGTTTTCTAAATCCACATCTAGTGGATGAAGTGACTCGCGTTGGAAGAGCTCCAATTCGTAAAATTGGACCCGACGACCGTCTTGTTGGCCCAGCACGTCAGCTTGCGGAATTAAATAAAGAACCAAACTATCTTGCAAAAGGAATTGCAGCAGCATTACGATTTGATCCCTTACAAGATGAAGATGCAGTTAATATTCAGAGCAAAATCAAGAATGAGGGTCTTTCAAATGCGATTACTGCTTTTACGGGAGTAAACGAGGGCGAAACTTTGTTTGATTTAATTAGCAAGCACTATAAAGAAATGTCAATCAGCTAA
- a CDS encoding aldo/keto reductase family oxidoreductase → MQRVHLTEDLSFSRIIHGLWRLADWNQTSEETLSLIEHNLDRGITTFDHADLYGSYECEELFGKALALKPSLRDQMEIVTKCGIVIESPNRPAHQSHHYNTSKEHIIASAEQSLTSLGIDHIDVLLIHRPDPFMDPEQVAEAFSTLKQEGKVRHFGVSNFKHHQFNMLQSYVEQPLITNQLELSAYNLENFEDGTLNLCQEKRMKPMAWSPLAGGNVFTSNDEKAVRLRDTVKKVASEIGAEGMDQVLYAWLLNHPANIMPIVGSGKPERIDSAVDALSYSLTRDQWFEILTSSMGYDIP, encoded by the coding sequence ATGCAGCGTGTTCACTTAACAGAAGATTTATCTTTTTCTCGTATTATTCATGGTCTTTGGCGACTGGCAGATTGGAATCAAACGAGTGAAGAAACCCTTTCACTCATTGAACATAACCTTGATCGTGGCATTACAACCTTCGATCATGCCGATCTTTATGGAAGTTACGAATGTGAAGAGCTTTTCGGAAAAGCACTCGCTCTGAAACCTTCCTTACGTGACCAAATGGAAATCGTAACAAAATGCGGTATTGTAATTGAATCACCAAACAGACCAGCTCACCAATCACATCATTACAATACAAGTAAGGAGCACATTATCGCTTCTGCTGAACAATCGCTCACCTCACTTGGTATTGATCATATTGATGTTCTTCTCATCCACCGTCCGGATCCATTTATGGACCCAGAACAAGTGGCTGAAGCCTTTTCTACATTAAAACAAGAAGGAAAAGTTCGTCATTTTGGCGTTTCTAACTTTAAACACCACCAATTTAACATGCTTCAATCGTATGTTGAGCAGCCTCTCATTACAAACCAGCTTGAGCTTTCTGCTTATAACCTTGAGAATTTTGAGGATGGTACACTTAACCTCTGTCAGGAAAAACGAATGAAGCCAATGGCGTGGTCTCCTCTTGCAGGTGGGAATGTATTCACTTCGAATGACGAAAAAGCCGTACGTCTTCGCGACACGGTTAAGAAGGTCGCATCTGAAATCGGTGCTGAAGGTATGGATCAAGTTCTATATGCTTGGCTCCTTAACCATCCGGCAAACATTATGCCAATTGTGGGATCAGGTAAGCCTGAGCGTATCGATAGTGCAGTTGATGCCCTTTCGTACTCATTAACTCGTGATCAGTGGTTTGAAATCCTTACTAGTTCAATGGGGTATGATATTCCATAA
- a CDS encoding PTS sugar transporter subunit IIA has product MAKEILSTENVLLNETAATKEEAIRMAGQILVDNGYVDESYLEQMQEREKITTTYMGNFVAIPHGTEDAKKAVKHSGLSIIQLREGVDFGDGNIAKIIIGIAGKDNEHLEILSQIAIVCSEEENVEELIQADSKETLISMFNEVN; this is encoded by the coding sequence ATGGCAAAAGAAATTCTATCAACTGAGAACGTATTACTAAACGAAACGGCAGCAACAAAAGAAGAGGCTATCCGTATGGCTGGTCAAATCCTTGTCGACAACGGTTATGTTGATGAAAGCTATCTTGAACAAATGCAAGAACGCGAAAAAATCACAACGACTTACATGGGTAATTTTGTTGCCATTCCTCACGGTACAGAGGATGCTAAGAAAGCAGTAAAGCATTCAGGGCTATCCATCATCCAACTACGTGAAGGCGTTGATTTTGGAGACGGAAATATTGCGAAGATTATCATTGGTATTGCTGGTAAGGATAATGAACACTTAGAAATCCTTTCTCAAATTGCGATTGTTTGTTCTGAAGAAGAAAATGTAGAAGAGTTGATTCAAGCGGATTCTAAAGAAACGTTAATCTCTATGTTTAACGAGGTGAATTAA
- a CDS encoding Xaa-Pro peptidase family protein has protein sequence MNTRLSKMTDWLIEQNQDFAYIHSPSNVFYLSSFHCEPHERLLGLFIVPNQEPFLVVPGMEVSQARDAGWEYEIIGYSDSEDPFDFIHEALKERGVHQPTSASIEKGTLAYERAEELQTRYPKLQYHSAELGLNQFRLIKDEEEIEVLREAAALADFGVETGVKALREGVTEMEVLATIEFELKKKGIREMSFSTMVLFGEKSGQPHGNPGDRQLKKGDLVLFDLGVVLNGYCSDITRTVAFGKVNEKQEEIYNTVLRAQMESLYISKPGTRLGDIDLAARNVISNAGYGDYFPHRIGHGIGIEVHEFPSMSEKNDSLLQEGMTYTIEPGIYLPDVGGVRIEDDVLVTENGYETLTKYPKELQIIE, from the coding sequence ATGAACACACGTTTATCAAAAATGACAGATTGGCTTATTGAACAAAATCAAGACTTTGCTTATATTCATTCACCTTCGAATGTCTTTTACCTATCTAGTTTTCACTGCGAACCACATGAACGGTTACTTGGTCTTTTTATCGTTCCTAACCAAGAACCATTCCTTGTAGTTCCCGGGATGGAAGTTTCCCAGGCGCGAGACGCAGGATGGGAATATGAGATCATCGGCTATAGCGATTCAGAAGATCCTTTTGACTTTATTCATGAGGCATTGAAAGAGCGTGGTGTGCATCAACCAACAAGTGCTTCAATTGAGAAAGGAACGCTTGCCTATGAACGTGCTGAAGAATTGCAAACTCGCTATCCGAAACTTCAGTACCATTCAGCAGAGCTTGGTCTGAATCAATTTCGTCTTATTAAAGATGAGGAGGAAATTGAAGTATTGCGCGAAGCAGCAGCACTTGCTGATTTTGGTGTAGAGACCGGGGTAAAGGCTTTACGCGAAGGCGTTACTGAAATGGAAGTACTCGCTACGATAGAATTTGAGTTGAAAAAGAAAGGTATTCGAGAGATGTCTTTTTCAACGATGGTTTTGTTTGGAGAGAAATCAGGTCAACCACATGGTAACCCTGGGGATCGTCAATTGAAAAAAGGTGACCTCGTTTTATTTGATCTTGGTGTTGTCCTTAACGGTTATTGCTCTGATATTACCCGGACAGTAGCATTCGGTAAAGTGAATGAGAAGCAAGAAGAAATCTATAATACGGTATTACGTGCCCAAATGGAATCACTTTATATCTCTAAGCCGGGAACTAGACTTGGCGATATTGATCTTGCAGCACGAAATGTGATTTCTAATGCAGGCTATGGTGATTATTTCCCACATCGAATCGGTCATGGCATCGGGATTGAAGTACACGAGTTTCCATCGATGAGTGAAAAAAACGATAGCTTGCTACAAGAAGGTATGACTTACACGATTGAGCCGGGAATCTACTTGCCGGACGTTGGTGGGGTAAGGATTGAAGATGATGTGCTTGTTACGGAGAATGGGTATGAGACGTTAACGAAATATCCGAAGGAATTACAAATTATTGAATAA
- a CDS encoding divergent polysaccharide deacetylase family protein, producing the protein MKKWVFIMLLVMYLPAQVGAEENRELAIVIDDFGNDMGGTEEMLRLPVTLTVAIMPFLETTEKDAEEAHKFGHEVIVHIPMEPLKGKKSWLGPGAITTDLSDDEIEKRVIAAIDAVPHAVGMNHHMGSKATADERVMKIVLEACREKGLYYLDSKTTGKSVIPDLAEEIGVPYLENELFFDDVYTIQHMSKKAQELAVKLKDNQAHIAIGHVGIAGEKMVAVLNEFIPMYKNEAVIVPLSQMIPGFEMIDESMP; encoded by the coding sequence GTGAAGAAGTGGGTTTTTATTATGTTATTGGTTATGTACCTTCCAGCGCAAGTAGGTGCAGAAGAGAATCGTGAGCTGGCTATCGTTATTGATGACTTCGGAAATGATATGGGTGGTACGGAAGAAATGCTACGACTTCCTGTAACATTAACCGTTGCGATTATGCCATTTCTTGAAACGACTGAAAAAGATGCGGAAGAAGCGCATAAGTTTGGACATGAAGTGATTGTGCATATTCCAATGGAGCCATTGAAAGGAAAGAAGAGCTGGCTTGGACCAGGAGCGATAACAACAGACTTATCTGATGATGAAATTGAGAAGCGGGTAATTGCTGCAATTGACGCTGTGCCTCATGCAGTTGGTATGAATCATCATATGGGGTCAAAAGCGACAGCTGATGAACGAGTGATGAAAATCGTTCTTGAAGCGTGTCGCGAAAAAGGTCTTTATTATTTAGATAGCAAAACTACGGGGAAAAGTGTCATTCCTGATCTTGCAGAAGAAATCGGGGTTCCTTATCTTGAAAATGAACTTTTTTTTGATGACGTCTATACGATTCAGCATATGAGTAAAAAGGCTCAAGAGCTTGCAGTAAAGCTTAAAGATAATCAGGCACATATTGCTATTGGGCATGTGGGGATAGCCGGTGAAAAAATGGTTGCGGTTTTAAACGAGTTTATTCCTATGTATAAGAATGAAGCAGTGATTGTACCACTATCTCAGATGATACCAGGATTTGAAATGATTGATGAGAGTATGCCTTAA
- a CDS encoding thioredoxin family protein — protein MKKAIIFLGIIIVLFGALAFVTNLSNSEKAEGNPYGKDSLDPATIDQLDDPLYQNQILPDELDKTLSKEEDAFVYFYSPTCIHCKNTSPILVPLAEDMDIDLKKYNVLEFEQGWNDYQIESTPTLIRFKDGKEVDRIVGTQTEETFKQWIEQNK, from the coding sequence ATGAAGAAAGCCATTATTTTTCTTGGTATCATTATCGTATTATTTGGAGCGCTCGCATTTGTTACAAATTTAAGCAATAGCGAAAAAGCAGAGGGAAATCCTTACGGGAAAGACTCACTAGATCCTGCAACGATCGATCAGCTCGATGATCCGCTTTACCAAAATCAAATTCTTCCTGATGAGCTCGATAAAACACTTTCAAAAGAAGAAGATGCATTTGTTTATTTTTATAGCCCAACTTGCATTCATTGTAAAAACACCTCTCCGATACTTGTGCCACTCGCAGAAGATATGGATATTGACCTAAAGAAGTACAATGTTCTGGAATTTGAACAAGGTTGGAATGACTATCAAATTGAATCAACGCCAACCCTTATCCGATTTAAAGATGGGAAAGAAGTCGATCGCATTGTTGGCACCCAAACAGAAGAAACGTTCAAACAATGGATTGAACAAAATAAGTAA